One Aphidius gifuensis isolate YNYX2018 linkage group LG3, ASM1490517v1, whole genome shotgun sequence DNA window includes the following coding sequences:
- the LOC122851107 gene encoding uncharacterized protein LOC122851107: MDRTTLRSEARSRGRFYPIGEQKNNNKMTNMMRIFTLLLKKNLTVRKKKWGQTYLIQIGISVGLFLLAELIRLLADEGITVINHDTYHDPKNSIEILQNFPRRSAVIHYTPQFATTKDFMESVRLCLKVQESNVFGSPDEATMLAEIARDQSIEKEDELITPIGIVFETIVNDSLPTIFKYKIRTSFEFRRGLYDPLENGDDADLVDDDPMLPVQICLDKVFIEKMSKNKTAYDTTMFIQQMPYPPYNKIGLADYIGAQALAEFARLMLVIVTCVEMTFPANEKNIGINILMSVNGVKNQTNLLSWLVTGAIWSTSYLLPIVLLLKFFYPPHVAPFLDHGNPFIVWLALLLQTIQTFCFGYHLSSYFWKPSYGVFAVFMASGLMNTVKNFATGSGIKHILLYAGIFSPNFLLDRIFNEINAYERQLTGVGFLNMFVVGASDSSPEASIGVMLIFSIIGAIFHFYMAIYIHSIRPGKYGVKQHPLFCFQRSNKVQENQTHLAFEELQVEKKEFESVPEGSLEPGIRIRGLKKSYTTDWIKKTTVHALKGVSIDFYKSQITALLGHNGAGKTTMMSILSGLVSSTEGVVFIDGKNIQADPETIRKNIGLCPQVNIVFPDLNVFEQLVFFGTLKADNKSTKQLEEEIEILLSKVNLSDKKYALPDQLSGGQKRRLCLAMAVIGDANVLILDEPTSGMDAESKREVWDIILKMRGYKTILISTHDMEEADILGDRIAIMHSGQLKSYGTAMFLKNLYGDGQVEVTLSVDPGCNVAKISEEIEINVNVLSEGDGKIVLAIPKTESLPEALDKLESSKKKLGITGMSVSIITLEQVFLKITKEEGDEMDTINNPIRTFEKESGFTYFMQTFWGYLIKKFAYARKNPWSFWISLLLPCCASLLLLLAFGAKTNNEKPIKLTLNAYSSSKALVKSSGPSLSAIYSNTIRDFGGKATIIDSQNSVTTSLLNFAKENKVVYRNKMIVSAEFNRTANNLLANGFYSGTAIRGIPITINCISNTLVKHLTDNEAIQIHISSQQLPKNDNKEAQSTDASTVTLSMIIFLAPAIAFYVTHPLSEATSGIKQLQDMTGASKISYWGSMFIFDYCQYVISVLLLLASFLSIDIFLGTQFYYGKEMMLFFALLLLFGLGSLPLVYAISFWKLTQNATMIILSVSPMVLGFIDTILAVLSFTLNSKYYDHVRDIQKHIFLLIPDLSFLYGHYSFFQIVVTNARCRRMTDNIIHALCSGPIAIDECCSMECSGGVCKKPKSYFESNFLGPSLGDSMFYMVVSSVIFFALIFIFEQQIIDKILIKIRRQNLQTSTIGMDELVQNEKEIVGQEVQKRVDNTVENDNVFLAHELKKNYGKLQVVKGISFRVKEGECFGLLGVNGAGKSTTFKMLTGIELPHDGTMYLKNYGIHNNRGKYLAEMGYCPQQDAIIDTLNAWDHLNLFARLRGVPTSQIHFVVRNWIIKLNLTACASQPSATYSGGNRRRLNIAMALIGNPALVLMDEPTTGVDPAARRSLWNTLKACQEFGQSIILTSHSMEECEVLCNRLVIMVKGQIVCVGAVQELKQRFGAGYNIHVKLSTVSRDDDIQEIKRRIESGISCQKMDENSGFLGYHVTDSQVSWTFMYDLMNTLKNTYSCIEDFAVLSSTLEQLFIQFARAPDDIGNGELSRNSWRNTSSGSPNMDAMMNIFKLLLKKNFLVRKKHWGQCLIVQIVLTLLILALVELVRRESSATSVKVMPNNTYHNVENIGGTYYTSTRIRFTPQTSTTEKIMESVKNCFGDSSIITGCSNEKTMLAEFAADDERKDQQDFLYSMGIVFDISDEPIPKIFKYKLRPSYLFISDNLYDPMENGGRGTFYASSLSIDVQVCLDKAYINMISKDKNEYNTTLTIQQMPYPPYNQVGPLTNYINKAFGIVIAVIFLIVTLVEITFPANEKIIGINILMSVNGVKDWMNLLSWLVSGILSSIIYLVLITLMLEYSWDSSVESFLQYSNGIIVFFALLLMTIHTFCFGYHLSSYLQKPWHGVFVILIPSIGTLVLHYNSDSVPWYFVYLGIISPNFLVAGFFQQLTGFETELSGLKWSNIFQASSFDTLGASVGTILIFSILGSLFHFFMALYVHAILPGKYGVKQNLLYCFQRKNKIANNKVHLALEENNKGNKKFEVVPEGSLEPGIQIRGLKKSYTTQWNKKTAVHALRGVSIDFYKSQITALLGHNGAGKTTMMSILSGLISSTEGVVYIDGENIQADPEIIKKNIGLCPQVNIVFPDLNVFEQLVFFGTLKADNKSIKQLEEEIKILLSKVNLSDKKYALPDQLSGGQKRRLCLAMAVIGDANVLILDEPTSGMDAESKREVWDIILKMRGYKTILISTHDMEEADILGDRIAIMHSGQLKSYGTAMFLKNLYGDGQVEVTLSVDPGCNVAKISEEIEINVTVLSERDGKIVLAIPKTASLPEALDKLESSKKKLGITGMSVSIITLEQVFLKTTEDEGHDTVDTSNESISSFSPVKGFSYFTHTFWGYWNKKFTFTKKNPWIFWISIILPLLAVLFFLPWSGEPELDLTLNAYTSPSAFVQSVNPLYTKMYQKTLQDFKGTASSVDTGMSVTGALLNFAKKNKADYRSKFIVSAEITEANKTIHANGFYSGSAIRGIPSTINCISNTLAKVLGQNEDLKIYISTQKLPNQLKSNSNPAVGSFAVMVEAALFTALISVLLTLSVTLYVIHPLSESVSGIKQLQDMTGASKLSYWGSMIFFDIVQYMIPIVVLVVSLVFIDKLTDTRIYHFTEVSLLLILLMLFGLSYLSLVYTISFFKFTQNVTMIILIFLPVIASFANGILSGINEIYTRKYDAIYNVLNNILLLIPHRSFFDGCLSFYTIAMTNAQCRSLSDEDLTAKCILNKRYECCMMECVGGSCKNPKSYFDSILIFLTLKESMMFLIGSCLFFLLIMFVLEQQIIEKIIIRIRRKEVQTSTLRTDELVQKEKIIVKGEIKKRVDDTVENDNDNVFLAHELKKNYGKLQVVKGISFRVKEGECFGLLGVNGAGKSTTFKMLTGTELPHDGTMYLKNYGIHDNRGKYLAEMGYCPQQDAIIDTLNAWDHLNLFARLRGVPKSQIQFVVRNWITKLNLTACASQPSATYSGGNKRRLNIAMALIGNPALVLMDEPTTGVDPAARRSLWNTLKACQEFGQSIILTSHSMEECEVLCNRLVIMVKGQIVCVGAVQELKQRFGAGYNIHVKLSTVSRDDDIQEIKRKIESGFSCQKMDENSGFLGYHVTDSQVSWTFMYDLMNTLKNTYSCIEDFAVLSSTLEQLFIQFARAPDDIGNGELSRNSWRDPSSGSPV, translated from the exons ATGG ATAGAACAACATTGAGAAGTGAAGCACGAAGTCGTGGAAGATTTTATCCAATtggtgaacaaaaaaataacaacaagatGACAAATATGATGAGAATATTtacattgttattaaaaaaaaatttaacagtacgtaaaaaaaaatggggacaaacatatttaatacaaattgGTATATCagttggtttatttttattggctGAATTAATTAGATTGCTAGCTGATGAAGGAATCACAGTTATTAATCATGATACATATCATGATccaaaaaatagtattgaaattttacaaaattttccaAGAAGATCAGCCGTTATTCATTATACACCACAATTTGCAACAACAAAAGATTTTATGGAATCAGTTAGATTATGTTTAAAAGTACAAGAAAGCAATGTATTTGGTTCACCTGATGAAGCAACAATGCTTGCTGAAATAGCACGTGATCaaagtattgaaaaagaaGATGAATTGATAACACCAATTGGTATTGTTTTTGaaacaattgttaatgattcattaccaacaatatttaaatataaaatacgtaCATCATTTGAATTTAGAAGAGGTTTATATGATCCACTTGAAAATGGTGATGATGCTGATCTAGTTGATGATGATCCAATGCTTCCAGTACAAATATGTCTTGATAAagtgtttattgaaaaaatgtcaaaaaataaaactgcaTATGACACGACAatgtttattcaacaaatgCCATATCCaccatataataaaattggttTGGCTGATTATATTGGAGCACAAGCATTAGCTGAATTTGCCAGATTGATGTTGGTTATTGTGACATGTGTTGAAATGACATTTCCagctaatgaaaaaaatattggaattaat ATTTTGATGTCTGTTAATGGAgttaaaaatcaaacaaatttgTTGAGTTGGCTTGTTACTGGAGCCATATGGAGTACATCTTATTTATTGCCAATTGTATTAttgcttaaatttttttatccaccTCATGTGGCACCATTTCTTGATCATGGAAATCCTTTTATTGTATGGCTCGCATTACTTTTACAAACTATACAAACTTTTTGTTTTGGATATCATTTATCATCGTATTTTTGGAAac cttcGTATGGAGTATTTGCTGTGTTCATGGCATCAGGTCTAATGAatactgttaaaaattttgcaaCAGGTTCTGGgataaaacatattttattgtatgcaGGAATATTTAGtccaaattttttacttgacaGAATATTTAATGAGATAAATGCATATGAACGACAAC ttACTGGAGTTGGTTTTTTGAATATGTTTGTTGTTGGTGCATCAGACAGTTCACCTGAAGCATCTATTGGAGTGATgcttatattttcaattattggagcaatatttcatttttatatggcAATTTATATTCACTCAATTAGACCAGGTAAATATGGTGTCAAACAGCATCcacttttttgttttcaaagaAGTAATAAGGTTCAGGAAAATCAAACTCACTTGGCATTTGAAGAATtacaagtggaaaaaaaagaatttgaatCTGTTCCTGAAGGAAGTCTTGAGCCAGGAATACGAATAagaggtttaaaaaaaagttatacaacagattggattaaaaaaacaacagtacATGCATTAAAAGGagtttcaattgatttttacaaGAGTCAAATAACAGCTTTACTTGGTCACAATGGAGCTGGTAAAACGACAATGATGTCAATATTATCAGGCTTGGTTAGCTCAACAGAAGGAGTAGTTTTTATTGATGGCAAAAATATACAAGCTGATCCtgaaacaattagaaaaaacattGGCTTGTGTCCACAAGTAAATATAGTTTTTCctgatttaaatgtatttgagCAGCTTGTATTTTTTGGAACATTAAAAGctgataataaatcaacaaaacaacTTGAAGAAGAAATTGAAATACTATTGTCAAAGGTCAATTTGTCTGATAAGAAATACGCCTTGCCTGATCAATTATCTGGTGGACAAAAGAGACGTTTGTGTTTGGCCATGGCAGTTATTGGTGATGCAAATGTTTTGATTTTGGATGAGCCAACATCTGGAATGGATGCTGAGAGTAAACGTGAGGTCTgggatattattttaaaaatgagaggctacaaaacaatattaataagtaCACATGACATGGAAGAGGCTGATATTCTTGGTGATAGAATTGCCATTATGCATTCAGGTCAATTAAAAAGTTATGGTACAgcaatgtttttaaaaaatttatatggtgATGGACAAGTTGAAGTTACATTGTCAGTTGATCCTGGATGCAATGTAGCTAAAATAAGTGAAGAGattgaaataaatgttaatGTTTTATCAGAAGGAGATGGAAAAATTGTACTAGCCATTCCTAAAACAGAATCACTTCCAGAAGCTTTAGATAAATTAGAAAgctcaaagaaaaaattaggAATAACTGGAATGAGtgtttcaataataacacttgaacaagtatttttgaaaataacaaaagaagaaGGTGATGAAATGGATACTATCAACAATCCAATTAGAACATTTGAAAAAGAATCAGGTTTTACCTATTTCATGCAAACATTTTGgggatatttaattaaaaaatttgcatatGCTAGAAAAAATCCTTGGTCTTTTTGGATAAGTCTTCTTCTTCCATGTTgtgcatcattattattattactggcTTTTGGagcaaaaacaaataatgaaaaaccaaTTAAACTAACACTCAATGCATATTCTTCTTCAAAAGCTCTAGTAAAATCATCTGGACCATCACTGTCTGCTATCTACAGCAATACAATTAGAGATTTTGGAGGAAAAGCTACGATTATTGATTCACAAAATAGTGTAACAACTTCTCTCTTGAATTTTgctaaagaaaataaagttgtttacagaaataaaatgattgtttCAGCAGAATTCAATAGAACAGCTAATAATCTACTAGCAAATGGTTTTTATTCAGGTACTGCTATTCGTGGTATTCCCATAACAATCAATTGTATTTCCAACACATTGGTAAAGCACTTAACAGACAATGAAGCAATACAAATTCATATTTCTAGTCAACAACTTccaaaaaatgacaataaagaAGCTCAAAGTACAGATGCATCAACTGTTACTTTGtcaatgattatatttttagctcCAGCTATTGCTTTTTATGTGACACATCCACTTTCTGAAGCAACAAGTGGAATAAAACAACTTCAAGACATGACAGGTGCCTCAAAAATTTCATACTGGGgatcaatgtttatatttgattattgtCAGTATGTTATTTCTGTACTTTTATTGTTGGCttcatttttatctattgatatttttttgggaacacaattttattatggAAAAGAAATGATGTTGTTTTTTGCACTTTTACTACTTTTTGGACTTGGATCATTGCCTCTTGTTTATGCAATAAGCTTTTGGAAATTAACACAAAATGCAACAATGATAATACTGAGTGTTTCACCAATGGTGCTTGGATTCATTGATACAATTCTTGCTGTATTAAGTTTTACATTGAATAGTAAATACTACGATCATGTACGAGATAtacaaaaacatatatttcttCTTATTCCTGATTTGAGTTTTCTTTATGgacattattcattttttcaaattgtcgTCACAAATGCAAGATGTCGTCGAATGactgataatattattcatgcTCTATGCTCTGGACCAATAGCTATTGATGAATGTTGTTCTATGGAATGCTCTGGAGGTGTTTGTAAAAAGCCAAAATCATATTTTGAAAGTAATTTCTTGGGTCCATCACTTGGTGACAGTATGTTTTACATGGTAGTCTCATCTGTCATATTTTTTgctcttatatttatttttgagcagcaaattattgataaaattttaattaaaataagaagacaaaatttacaaaccaGCACAATTGGAATGGATGAGTTGgtacaaaatgaaaaagaaattgtaGGTCAAGAGGTTCAAAAAAGAGTTGATAATACTGTTGAAAACGATAATGTATTTTTGGCTCacgagttgaaaaaaaattatggtaaATTACAAGTGGTCAAAGGTATTAGTTTTCGTGTTAAAGAAGGCGAATGTTTTGGTTTACTTGGTGTTAATGGTGCTGGTAAGAGTACAACATTCAAGATGTTAACTGGAATTGAATTACCACATGATGGaacaatgtatttaaaaaattatggaatACATAATAATCGTGGAAAATATCTTGCTGAGATGGGTTATTGTCCACAACAAGATGCAATCATTGATACACTCAATGCTTGGGATCAtcttaatttatttgcaaGACTTCGTGGTGTACCAACATCACAAATTCATTTCGTCGTTAGAAAttggataattaaattaaatttaacagctTGTGCATCACAACCAAGTGCAACTTACAGTGGGGGAAATAGAAGACGATTAAATATTGCAATGGCATTGATTGGTAATCCAGCACTGGTATTGATGGATGAACCAACGACTGGCGTTGATCCAGCTGCAAGAAGATCACTTTGGAATACACTGAAAGCTTGCCAAGAGTTTGgtcaatcaattattttaacatctcACAGTATGGAAGAGTGTGAAGTTCTTTGCAATCGTTTGGTGATCATGGTAAAAGGACAGATAGTATGTGTTGGTGCTGTTCAAGAATTGAAGCAAAGATTTGGTGCTGGTTACAATATTCATGTTAAACTATCAACTGTATCACGTGATGATGACATTCAAGAAATTAAAAGACGAATTGAATCAGGAATTAGTTGTCAAAAAATGGATGAAAATTCTGGTTTTCTTGGATATCATGTGACTGATTCACAAGTAAGCTGGACTTTCATGTATGATTTGATGAATAcactaaaaaatacatacagcTGTATTGAAGACTTTGCAGTACTTTCGTCAACATTAGAGCaactttttattcaatttgcgAGAGCACCTGACGATATTGGCAATGGTGAATTATCTAGAAACTCATGGCGTAATACTTCGTCAGGTTCacct AATATGGATGCaatgatgaatatatttaaattgttattgaaaaaaaattttttagtacgTAAAAAGCACTGGGGACAATGTTTGATAGTTCAGATTGTGCTGACACTTTTAATACTTGCACTTGTTGAATTAGTTAGACGAGAATCAAGTGCAACAAGTGTCAAAGTCATGCCTAATAATACGTATCACAATGTGGAAAACATTGGAGGGACTTATTATACATCAACAAGAATTAGATTTACACCACAAACATCaacaactgaaaaaataatggaatcagttaaaaattgttttgggGATTCAAGTATTATAACTGGTtgttcaaatgaaaaaacaatgcTTGCTGAATTTGCAGCTGATGATGAACGTAAAGATCAACAAgattttttgtattcaatGGGTATTGTCTTTGACATCAGTGATGAACCAattccaaaaatttttaaatacaaattacgtccatcatatttatttatatcagaCAATTTATATGATCCAATGGAAAATGGTGGAAGAGGAACATTTTATGCAAGCAGTCTATCAATTGATGTACAAGTTTGTCTTGATAAAGCTTACATCAATATGATTTccaaagataaaaatgaatacaaTACAACATTGACTATTCAACAGATGCCTTATCCACCGTACAATCAAGTCGGTCCTTTAACAAATTACATCAATAAAGCATTTGGAATTGTTATTGctgttatttttctaattgttaCATTGGTTGAAATAACATTTCcagcaaatgaaaaaattattggaattAAT ATATTGATGTCTGTTAATGGAGTAAAGGATTGGATGAACTTACTGAGTTGGCTTGTTAGTGgaattttatcaagtattatttatcTGGTATTGATTACTTTAATGCTAGAGTACTCTTGGGATTCAAGTGTTGAATCTTTTCTTCAATACAGTAATGgtattattgtgttttttGCATTGTTATTGATGACAATCCATACGTTTTGTTTTGGTTACCACTTGTCATCTTATTTACAAAaac cTTGGCATGGAGTATTTGTGATATTAATTCCTTCAATTGGAACACTTGTTCTTCATTATAATTCTGATTCTGTACCATGGTATTTTGTATACTTGGGAATAATTAGTCCGAATTTTTTAGTGGCTggattttttcaacaactcACTGGCTTTGAAACAGAAC TTTCTGGACTCAAATGgtcaaatatatttcaagctAGCTCGTTTGATACACTTGGAGCTTCAGTTGGTACGATACTTATTTTCTCGATTTTAGGAtcgttatttcattttttcatggCACTTTATGTCCATGCAATTTTACCAGGAAAATATGGGGTCAAACAAAACCTATTATACtgttttcaaagaaaaaataaaattgcaaataataaaGTACATTTAGCATtggaagaaaataataaaggtaataaaaaatttgaagtgGTTCCTGAGGGAAGTCTTGAACCAGGTATTCAAATAagaggtttaaaaaaaagttatacaaCGCAGTGGAACAAGAAAACAGCTGTGCATGCATTGAGAGGagtttcaattgatttttacaaGAGTCAAATAACAGCTTTGCTTGGTCATAATGGAGCTGGTAAAACAACAATGATGTCAATATTATCTGGCTTAATTAGTTCAACAGAGGGAGTAGTTTATATTGATGGTGAAAATATACAAGCTGATCCTGAAATAATCAAGAAAAACATTGGCTTGTGTCCACAAGTAAATATAGTTTTTCctgatttaaatgtatttgagCAGCTTGTATTTTTTGGAACATTAAAAgctgataataaatcaataaaacaacttgaagaagaaattaaaatacttttgtCAAAGGTCAATTTGTCTGATAAGAAATACGCCTTGCCTGATCAATTATCTGGTGGACAAAAAAGACGTTTGTGTTTGGCCATGGCAGTTATTGGTGATGCAAATGTTTTGATTTTGGATGAGCCAACATCTGGAATGGATGCTGAGAGTAAACGTGAAGTCTgggatattattttaaaaatgagaggctacaaaacaatattaataagtaCACATGACATGGAAGAGGCAGATATTCTTGGTGATAGAATTGCCATTATGCATTCAGGTCAATTAAAAAGTTATGGTACAgcaatgtttttaaaaaatttatatggtgATGGACAAGTTGAAGTTACATTGTCAGTTGATCCTGGATGTAATGTAGCTAAAATAAGTgaagaaattgaaataaatgttaCTGTTTTATCAGAAAGAGATGGAAAAATTGTACTAGCCATTCCTAAAACAGCATCACTTCCAGAAGCTTTAGATAAATTAGAAAgctcaaagaaaaaattaggAATAACTGGAATGAGtgtttcaataataacacttgaacaagtatttttaaaaactacaGAAGATGAGGGTCATGATACAGTTGATACAAGTAATGAAAGTATTTCATCATTCAGCCCAGTCAAAGgattttcttattttactCATACTTTTTGGGGATATTGGAATAagaaatttacatttacaaaaaaaaatccttggATATTTTGGATCAGTATTATTCTTCCTTTATTggcagtattattttttttaccatggTCAGGTGAACCCGAGCTAGACTTGACATTAAATGCTTACACTTCTCCATCTGCTTTTGTTCAATCAGTCAACCCATTGTACACAAAAATGTATCAAAAGACTTTACAAGATTTTAAAGGAACAGCATCAAGTGTTGATACTGGAATGAGTGTCACTGGTGCACTTTtgaattttgcaaaaaaaaataaagctgatTACAGAAGCAAATTCATTGTATCTGCTGAAATTACTGAAGCTAATAAGACCATCCACGCGAATGGATTTTATTCTGGAAGTGCTATACGTGGTATTCCTTCAACAATAAACTGTATCTCAAATACTCTGGCAAAAGTTTTAGGTCAAAATGAagacttgaaaatttacatttcAACTCAAAAACTTCCTAACCAgttaaaatcaaattcaaaTCCAGCTGTGGGTAGTTTTGCAGTTATGGTTGAAGCTGCATTATTCACTGCGTTAATCAGTGTTCTTTTGACACTATCTGTAACTCTTTATGTCATTCATCCACTGTCTGAATCAGTATCTGGAATTAAACAGCTTCAAGACATGACTGGTGCATCAAAATTAAGCTACTGGGGATCCATGATCTTCTTTGATATTGTTCAATATATGATTCCAATTGTTGTACTGGTGGTGTCACTGgtgtttattgataaattaacagaCACAAGGATTTATCATTTTACAGAAGTTTCACTTCTTTTGATACTATTGATGCTGTTTGGTCTTAGTTATTTATCTCTTGTTTACACAATAAGTTTCTTTAAATTCACACAGAATGTTactatgataatattaatttttttaccagtAATTGCCAGCTTTGCCAATGGAATTCTTTCaggtataaatgaaatttatactaGAAAATATGATGCTATATACAACGTTCTAAACAATATACTCTTGCTAATACCACATAGAAGTTTTTTTGATGGTTGTTTGTCATTTTATACAATTGCAATGACAAATGCACAGTGTCGAAGTTTATCAGATGAAGATCTAACtgcaaaatgtattttaaacaaaCGATATGAATGTTGTATGATGGAATGTGTTGGAGGTTCTTGTAAAAATCCAAAATCATATTTTGATagtatcttaatttttttaactctgaAAGAGAGTATGATGTTTCTCATAGGATCatgcttgttttttttgttgatcatGTTTGTCCTTGAACAgcaaattatagaaaaaattataatcagaATAAGAAGGAAAGAGGTACAAACTAGCACACTTAGAACAGATGAATTggtacaaaaagaaaaaataattgtaaaaggAGAGATCAAGAAAAGAGTTGATGATACtgttgaaaatgataatgataatgtatTTTTGGCTCacgagttgaaaaaaaattatggtaaATTACAAGTGGTCAAAGGTATCAGTTTTCGTGTTAAGGAAGGCGAATGTTTTGGTTTACTTGGTGTTAATGGTGCTGGTAAAAGTACAACATTTAAGATGTTAACTGGAACTGAATTACCACATGATGGaacaatgtatttaaaaaattatggaatACATGATAATCGTGGAAAATATCTTGCTGAGATGGGTTATTGTCCACAGCAAGATGCCATCATTGATACACTCAATGCTTGGGATCAtcttaatttatttgcaaGACTTCGTGGTGTACCAAAATCACAAATTCAGTTTGTCGTTAGAAATTGGataactaaattaaatttaacagctTGTGCATCACAACCAAGTGCAACTTACAGTGGGGGAAATAAAAGACGATTAAATATTGCAATGGCATTGATTGGTAATCCAGCACTGGTGTTGATGGATGAACCAACGACTGGTGTTGATCCAGCTGCAAGAAGATCACTTTGGAATACACTTAAAGCTTGCCAAGAGTTTGgtcaatcaattattttaacatctcACAGTATGGAAGAGTGTGAAGTTCTTTGCAATCGTTTGGTCATCAT